From the genome of Plectropomus leopardus isolate mb chromosome 4, YSFRI_Pleo_2.0, whole genome shotgun sequence:
ttttttttctgacttgacggcacggtggcgtcgtggttagcactgttgcctcacagcaagagggtccctggttcaaaacctggttggaacggggttcggtccgggcggggacccttctgtgcagagtttgcatgttctctccatgtctgcgtgggttctctccagggtctccggcttcctcccacatgcaggttgattggtgactctaaattgcccttaggtgtgactgtgactgtgagtgtgactggttgtctgtctatatgtgtcagccctgcgacagacctgtccagggtgtaccccaccttccgcctgatgacagctgggattggctctaGCCCCCCCGccacccttacgaggacaagcggttacagaaaatgactgactgactgatggtgagtcagtcagtcagcccacccctagttttttttacagttaaaaaaagaggatgaaAATTGATGTATCACTTACAAAATGAACTGCGAGTATAGTGCGGGAAATTCACAATGAGGACACACAGACCAGTCTTCTCTGAGCATGTGACGACcctgagaaaatgaaaaaggtacagagatcaaatgttaaaaatactaACATAGGTGAAACTATTTAGATCAGTAAGTGTATGAATGATTCAGTGATCCTGTGTTTGTACCGTGGCGATGCAGTAGGGCAGGTTGTTCTTGCAGGAGAGCACAGTAGTTCGTTCTGTGCCAGCTGAAAGCCACAGAAGGGACAAGGAGTAGTTTCCTCCTCCAGTTCCGATGTATCAGGACGTCTGCAATGTATCAAGGCCAAGGATTCAAATGCAATGTAGGGTGGAGTAGGCAAAATTCGGAAAGATGTGGTGAAGTGCGTATGTGTGAAGGAGGAAGTTTGACAGAataaatgagaggagaggacatTGTTGTTACTCACCGAACCATAGCCTCAATCTTCTTCCTGTACTTTGGATCAATCTCATTCCGGTACTCTGGTCTCATCAGCATAGCAGCAAAGCTGAAGGCCGAGTTCTTCAGTCCGGCTCGGTGACATTCGATGACTGCCGAAGTCAGAATAGGACgacatctgcaaacacaaacaaacactgatgagacttctgttggcttttttttaaaaaacgcttcatttcaattttgttttccagTGAATTGGACAGTGGAAAATTCTGTGTGGACTCACGCTCAGGGAACTTGCTGATGTTGTTGCTGACACGAATGAGCATGCGTGCCCCTTTCAGATGATCTCCCCTCTTTACATGAAtctacataaaaacagaatttacaaTTCAGGAACACTacacatttataaaatgttaaggTGGAAAGCCTTTATCATGTAGGACCATGTTCAATAATAGATGGAGCCACCGTGACGTTAcccacttattttttttctgactcctgttttgaagccttgaatCTGGCATTTTGACCATCACCATCTTGGACATTTGGAGCTAGAGGAGACCATCTTTTAGTGAGAGGGTGGAGATTACCCGAACACTTGCTGCTAGTATGGTTAGCACAATGCATTAACAGCTATGGTTAATTGTGATGATGCTGATGCTAATTTTTGGCTGCTGCCAGCTTGCACTGGTGACGTCATTGGGAGGCAGCATCTGCGCTGTAGTGATCTCTGCGGTGGGAACATTCCTGTCAAAACACCTGTTTGAACAATTGCGAGCAGCCATATTGAACACTGGCatatggattggctgtcacagctgtcaataatGGCAgtaatcccctttttgtagaattgaataacttattaaaactgaacttaccATAAAAACGATCACTTGAACAatcatcagggtgatgagaactaccttcagttcaggaaaaatttactttttgtgtactttgaatttttagtttggcctaagTCACTAACAtagaggggcgggctttatgacctatacacCAGGGGACAATctagattgaaaagttacactttggggaaactgtcattttgtccatctttatatccGGTCTATGAACAAGCACATTGCAGGTGTGCACTGACCTTGACCAGCAGGTAAGAGTGGAGGATCATGAGATTTGTGGCCATCTCAGCAGGGATTTTTATCTTCTGGGCCTGCAGCTCTGTGTACATGCTGAACAGTACGTCATGGGCGTTGCGATAGTTCCCTgtgagagaaaaatgcaaaataaatgttcaaaatttCAGAAACACGATTAACCTACGTGTATGATTACGGTTGGTTAACGCATCATGGCTGACGTTATTGGTACATAGTGTTGAATACGTTTGTACCAGCATTCTGCTCTTCTCTGGCGATGATGATGGCAGTGCGAGCAGCCTCCCTGTACTGCTGCAGCGCCATATACAGACGGAACAGGTACTTTGCATCCTggaaagaagaggaaagaaaggtcaaaaaagcaTCAGAAGTTTGGTCAGCACTCACTGTCACAAGGTCAGATTTACATACATGAAATCGCTGGGTGAAAGTGCTGAAACTGTCATTGAGTTTGCATTCTGTGTGTAATATGCATCTGATTAAACGTAAGATCAGGGACATGGGTAATACactattctttaaaaaaaccttttaaaaaaatgtctacgATTGTAATTTAACTTCTCATCTCCACCTGATACaattaaataagaaaactattattaaaataaaatctaatcaaagaaatgtttgcaaaactaatgctgagagacaaacacattttcaaggaaataaaagaggaaGAGTTGCTGCAGGTTAAGGTAAGGAggactttttaagacatttttggaactgtgtttaaaaccaatttaatctaataaccaaaattgaaggacatttgtttttgccaaaatatttattgtagcattaagcaaagaaaaacttaaGTGATCTATGttaaatgtcgaaaaaaaatcctttttagagtggaacacaaGGAAGACAATGAACCTATTGTATCATCATGAAAGTATCTATTTAGTTTACAGAAAGAAGTGTggaatatctggcatttctggatGATCTTCTGGTCAATTTTGTATTTCTCAGTTCTCAGTTGTATTTCTCATTTCGCTATTTTTATTCGGGACcggccctgtgatagtctggcaacctgtccagggtgcaCCCCGCCTCCTGAGAAAAGTAATTTATTCATCATtctttcagattttacaatgatTTTACAATGTCAGAtataaaatgattcataaaatctttttaaagacttttgaaagattaagtTACGTCCATTAAATGCCAATGATggccttatttttaaatgaataaaattcaatgctttttaagactttttaaggatttgcGGAAACCCTAAAGAGATCATGCAAATTTGcaccttcagggaattttcCACTAGAACTGACACAAATTGCATGAACCATAAATAGTACTGCAGATTCACAATCAGCCATATTTATTATAtcagatctgattttttttttcttgtactatCATATCATAAAGCCCCCGAAAACTGGATTTCAGCAGCGTTTTTCACCACAACAGGAAGTATGACTTAATAAGCAACACTTTGAGTTAAAGGTTAAGAAAATACTGCCATCAGAATCCAAATGTCACTAGATCCTGATTGGTGGATGGAAATACGTGACATCACAGTTTTCCAACGGACCCAAAAAGAGACTAGTGTTTTCCTGTAGGATCCCATTACTCACAGTATGAAGCTGACTGATAAAACAGTTAGGAACATATTTTAGAGAAAAGAACTGCGATGATTAATAACAGGCAAACTGTGCTGGGGGCCTGCAGATCTCTGGGGACAAAGTGCATCTCACAGATTTCAAACACCTCAAAGCGAATGAATCTTACTGGATTAATGttattcatgacatttttgtgataaagaaacttacatttatttaaagacTTGGACAGGATTAGTTTAAAGCTGTCAGGCATCTTGACATAACTTCTCATTTTGATTGACTCAAGTCAATATATTTATAACATCACTTCTGCCTAAGTTTAGGGTTGAGCTTCTCAAGTTTTAGACAGacgacacacacaaacaccagacaaggagaaggagaaacagCGAGAGGGAGAATGAGTGATGAGtaaaactgaagaaacaaaaatgtataaaagcaTGATGCACTTTTGGATTTATCACAACAAAATCACGTTGCTAGAAAAGTCACATCCACCAAGAGTCAAGAGAGATGGCTGCGGTGTATTGATTACCTTGGGCATACCGTCACTCTCTCCCATCAGGTAATCTATCAGCTGATTGGTCAGAGAACTGTCCTTGGCCTGACCCACCTgagacacgcacacacgcgcgcgcacgcacacacacacacacacacacacacacacacacacacacacacacacacacacacacacacacacgaacataaaaaaaagcactttatcATTTGTATATGCACTGGGATGTTCAGTTTGGCCATAGACTGTTTATagagatggatgacatgacggttccccaaaagtgaagcctcAACATCTTGATCACCCCTGGTGGGGCCTCAGACatgagccaaactaaaaactcaaagtacatataaataatataaataaaatatatttataaatataaatatttttttttcccaaagatgttttttgtcattttaggtagtttttaTCACACTGGTGTTTGTTCGAGAGATAGTTTTCCTGATAATattggttttaatttgtttttttgtacgcTTTAAAAAGGAGTATTTGACATCATAATTGACAGCTGTGCATGCCAACTGATGTGATCGCGATCAATGGCGCTCCTGGCAATTGCTTGGGATGGTGTCTGGCTGGGAACTCCACTACCAGCTCGCTACTACACTGACTCTGGCcacaaatgacatcaccagcacaaGACGCCAGTATCAGCACCACTTTTGCATAGCAGAGGTAAGTGTAGATtttaaatggtgatttttaagttattttttaaaaaatcatttagtaaCTGATTGTaccttttaaatgttatttctttactcttttatgtaaatctgtatcctttatgtTTTTACCTTACTGCCCTGTTAAGCACTTGTGTGCTACACAGATAAAGCTGCCTCGCCTACACTtgcgtccatctttatatacagtccatgAGTTTGACACACTCAGCTCTCACCGTCTCTATAGCCATCTCTACAGCCAGGTTGTCTTCAGTGTTGGGACACTTCAGGAAGTGCCTCAGAGCCTGacagacaagaagaaaaaagaaactgattgACTGGATGAACTGGTGGATTAGAGTGAGTCAACATCAGAACATGATGCCTGGAATACAATGCATGCATGAGCAGCGGGTGATGGCAACCTCGCAGAACTGCAGTGTGTTGCAAGCTCGCGGTGTTCACACCGGCAGTGTTGTTGCTGCGATGCTTCTGGAGGGCTGCCTTTTGCtatgagtactgtatttccacatttataagcacatttatgaagtcgtgcaagcacctgcattgtcaacaacatggtcctgcaaatctttcacaataataatgccttgtgtcaacaactgatgggatacGGTCGAAAGAGACATTGTCAGAGGATTtctattttgaaacagaagcgagtttgagtaaaacagatacagttgtatttcttcatatttgtgACACgtaattaaaactgtaaaaaaagatggtcaatattataaaaacaccattttcactgtcatttCTGCTGACAACTGTACATGGCAGGTGAAAAAAGCCACCATTTGTCAAGCTGTGCCGTGGCTGAGAAGCCACTGAGATGCACCTGACCAGCGCCTCTTacacaggcagtgtggctgctctgacTTGTTACCACAggcgccaaaaaaaaaaatcccaacaggTTCTGCaacaatactttttattttatatgtttattttgtaaaaacaaaacagcagaacaacaaGAAAATAGAAACACACTGTGCAGGTGAGATACAAAAAACCCTTGAGCTCTATAAGAGAATCTCACCTCATAATGGATTACAAAAAACCAAATACAGAATCCTAAAAAATCGTCAGTAGCTATTAGAACATGTACATAATGCCTGGAACAtgcatgagaagaaaaaaaaaaaaagaagggagtgCTCTTACTCTGCTGTACTGCCCACACTTCTGAAAGAACTTGCCAGCTTGCAGGTGTTTCTTCTCACCCTCAAAGTAGAGAGCAATGCTCTGATAGTCCTCCTGCGTCGCCTCAGGACCTGATGAACACACCGCAACAGTCATCAGTTCAGTGCTTGAAAACACCCCAGCAAATACTACAATCAGATCCATTTAAACTATAAAATCTGTCTTGATGGTGCATGTAAACATTGACACTCAGACTGACCGATGATGTCTGCATAGACCTCCATTTGTCCGTGCTGCTGTGCCAGTTGGAAAGCTTCGTCATTGCATTGGGACAGCACCAGGAAGTGGATGGCCGAGCTGTAGTCGTTCAGCCCCAAAAAGAAccttaatttacaaaaataatatatgttaaatgtttattacacAGCTGGGAAAgagcagcagatggagagaaCTGGAGATGTAacaaatggcctgaaaattaattagcaATGACGCTTGACTGAGTAATCATTTTAGTCAATTATCAATCAGGGATGCCAACATCTGCTCCTTCCAGCTTCCCAAGCTATGTTGTCTTAAatatccagggttcccacagatttCCTTGAACACAATTTATAAACTTCTCCATGGACCCATAATAAATTATCTGTGACCATCCACGACATATAACACAAACAGAACTGTATAGTACACTTTACGCCAAATTACATTAGTTAGCCCACTGGTTAGTTAGTTTGAAAAAAGAGTGCGCCAAGCCTTCCAACTACTTAACTTTACTTTTAGAGCagttgaaacaaaacaagagtgCAACAACTATTTCAGTAAATCTCACAAATGTGAAACAATTTAAGTATTAGTGTGAGCTGGAAAGTTATGGATATGTTATAATCAAGACACATATTATTACTCTATATTATTCACGATTATTCCTCAAACTCTGTACCAAATTTTGTCCTATTTTaacctgtgtttttctgtgtctttcctGCTCACATGATCGGATGATTTTGGGGATGGTGTAAAATCAGGAAGCGTGAACTTAGTATTTGTTGTGATTGGTGTGTAACAGGTCTCAGCCCCTATTGAAAAATTATAATGGTATATGTGAGGAACAATTTTTGAGCTAATCTCTTTGCAAACTGACTCAGATCTTTGTTAATCTTTGTTAATGTTCAGAAGATCATGCCtctaagatgtttttattttgagttaaaaAGTACACCACAAGTGTAACATACGTACTGAAACTCTGCGATTAATGACCCTACATTCTAAACCTAATTGTCACATTATTTTCCTTGTCCAACCTGCCCGGCATTATTCAAATATGGAGGGACAATAGGACcgcgggggaaaaaaagaagaaacaaaattgATGGGAAGCAAAATGTCACATATTAGAGctaagttacaaaaaatacctTTGCCATTATATTACACAATATGTAACGTAatccacagaagattactgtGGGAGGTTATTTATTACACATAACAaaattccaagacttttccaaaattttcaaggattttaccaattttattacttttcttgGCCTGGAAACAAGATTAAGgcaatccatgacttttcaggtGTTCCATGACCATGTGAATTACCACTGCAAAATTCAATATGTTTGGGCTGTTgggttttggacttttggttGAACACAACATCCACTTGGGAAATTGTGAtctgcattttcaaaatgttttgacatttttacccttAATATTCACTTGAAAACTAATCTCGATATGAATCTATAGTTGAAATAATTGTTATTCTCAACACTAGAAactggtaaataaataaatagaattatATTGATAATGTGTCAATGTGATGTGCCCATGAAAAAGTAGACAGtgtaaacagaaatgtttatGTTTGGACATGTTTGTTCATTGTTCAGTCAACTGTCACTTATATACTGTCACAGATCAGATTAGATGCACGGGGTGCATGTGTAAAAACATCTAACAAAGCCTCCCCTTTTATTTGGTCACATTCAGTGCGAGTGTAATCACCTTATCGGGAGATCAAGAGacaaaaagttgaataaaataaatttttttttttggtgacaatAAATGACATGACAATAAATTATGGGTCACATTTAGTCagtcaaaaagcacaaaaaagaaaagcaccaAACTGTATTAGGTTGTAGTTAATTGTATCCacctgtgcttgtgtttgtcttACCTTGCAACCATCTTTGCTCCGTCGATGCTCTGTGTCTCCCTGACGATGTGAACAGCCTCCTCAGGGTTGTTCAGGTGGTCCAGCAGCACGCGAATCACGTTGTCCCAGTCTTTAGCGCTCTCATAGGCCCGTGCAGCGTCCTTATACCTGGTGCACACAGAACACATTACATCTGCTTCTTCTTACTGATATCACTATCTACAATGTCACAGACATTCACACTATGAACCTACTTGCCGTCCGCCTCCTTGGCCTTGGCGTACTGCAGGTGGATCTTAGGAGAGGAGACATGTGGGAGAAGCTCTCCAACCTTCGCCCTGAGTATGGAGTAAAGAGGAATTATATAAAGGAGGAGGGAAACCGGCAGGTCTCAGTGTGTTGTTGAGTGTTAGTGCTTGTCTCACCAGTTCTTGCAACGAATGTAGACCGACGCAGCCTTGTCATAATACTGTCCTTTTTCATAGAGCTGAGCAGCTTCAGAGAATTGCTGAAAAGGGAGAGaacattcaaaaacattatCTGATGCTCAGATACTCGCGACATGGCGCTGTCTTGCAACATGgctctttaaaaacacacaatataaaacacatattCGCATCAGATCCCTATAATCTACCACTAACCTGGGGAATTTACCAAAATACACAGTTCCGATATTGTTTATATATAGTataaaacatagtttaaaaaaagaaagagaggctgACTACCTTCATGCTCTCCAGTATGGCTCCACATTCCTTCTTGAGGACTCTGCTTGGGTGCTGAATCGCCTGAGCAGCTCCTCTCCTGATGTCACCCATCCTGATGGACATCCTGGCTACACCAGCTTTACACGCCTCGTCATGCTCCTGGAACTGCACAGCGAGTGGGAAACGAGCAAAGATCAGGGCAGTGGAAAGATAacacattaaagggatactttgctgattttcaaccaactttgtgtcaaaacaatgtgggtagtatgtgcaGACGAGCTGTGGTATACATCTGTCCATCAGAGCAGTGTCTAGATATCCCTCCAAcccggcaaaaaaaaaaaagtttgctgtcTTTCGGGGCTGCTGCTTGAACTACAGGTTGTACTTCAGCATTTTTGTATTGCTAGCCAACCCTGCCGCCACCCTGTTTCATGAGATACGACACTAAAACCCAACCCCTTCACTTCTGTTTCTGGGGTAGTCCAATGAAAAGAGGGCCTTTCTGTTCACTAAAGAAGGGAAATttaatttgctttaatttgttCTTTTGGAAGGCAAAAAGCCACCATCTTTGAAACAATGGACTCAGGAGTTGATGTCAATGTTAAAACTACAGAAGGTGGGGCGTCAGATGGCTCAGTGGATGAAGCAGGCGCCCCATAAATGAAGGCGATGACCTTGTCGCAGCGGCCGGGGGTTCAATTCCAGCTCATGGCccattgctgcatgtcatcccttctctctcccactttcacGCTATCAATTTTCTGTCCTGtttaataaaaggcaaaaatgccaaaaaaataatctttaaaataaaaaaaaatttaaaaaaaaaaaaaaaaactagaggAGGTCAGATACAGTGTACATGAATCACACCAAAGGTTTAATGAAACCTGGTCGCCTTTCTTTAGCTATTTTGAAACCCTGTCGTCAATAATTTGACGCTGTCATATATGAATTGCTTCACTTACTGTATGTACTGAACATGCAAAAGTCAAGAATGGTTACCTctaagtgtctgtttttttcttttgttttggcaGATCAGTTTGTGTTGTAAGCGCACAGCTAGTGAGGCCACAGTGTAAACTTATtagatttttccttttcttttggttGCTAAAAAGTAAACATCTGAGGTGTCTTCTCAgtgtggtttcatttttttaaagtaaaggggcagggaaaaaaaaatattgtcatgcTCACAGTTTTAAATTTCTTATACTGTTATCACTGCTGAAAGAAtgattaaataagtaaattgcACTTACTTTATTATTATGGGTCGTGCCTTTTTCGTAGTGTGCAAGAGCATTTACGTAGTCTCCactacagacagaaagagaagttTAGATACAGTGTAGACAGATCAGGTCTGCTAgattgtatttgtgtgtgtatacttaCATAAACTCCAGATGGACAGCATATTCTTTGGATATAAAGGGAATTTGGTCTTCAGCTAAGCTCTTTGCTAACATAAGAGCACTGTCCCAGTGCAACAGGTCTCTCCTCatctaaaacacacatacacacacacacacacacacagccgaaGAAATGAAGTTGAATTTAAGCCTACATTAACGATCTTTGCTTAGACATGAACAGAAAGAATAACGCCAAACCAAACCCATCCTGCAAAAGTCTTAGATGAAATGTAACTAAAcccaaacaattattttctttcttaggtaaaaacaaaaatagaagaaCAAACTTAAAACTTTCAGAATAGATCCTAACTTTAAATCTCAAAAGACCTATGTCAGGACacagggaagaggaggaggggtggggtTAGGAGATGGGGCTAagaggtttaaaaataaaatgtaagatcAAAATTGAGATGGAGGTTAGAACattttgtatgtgtatatgtaggtatgtgtgtacatgtgatatatgtatatgtatatatgtcgATATGTGTATAttctttctcatttattttctctctaatTCAGTTAATTGAGATTAGGTCATAAAAGGCTCAAGCAATCGGCCTTGctctcttacacacatacacaaacatgcagactatttgctttttaattgtGCATATGTTTTTACCTCCAGGGCAGCGATTGGGCAGCCAGAGGACAGATACAGGTCCTGGGCCAGGTTGTATTCACCTAGAAACATGGCCAAATGTCCCGCCCGTAAATTCATGTCCTCTATACCCTggaaagagggagacagagagaaaaagaagacacCAAGGGCAGATGGGTATGTGTGTCAGTATCGTCAGACAGAGACAGCGTCTGTTATCAAGAGGCTGTGACATATGAGCCATGGTAAGTCGTACCTGGATACCCTGCAGAGACAGGACCATGCCAACATTGCCACTCATACGATAGACCTGGATGGCCAGCTCCACCTCCATGTGGACCAGACAGGTTTTTCCTAACTCTTCCCAGTCAGAGTTACTACCCTCAGACTTACACAGCCCCCAGGCATCATGGAACCTGGACagaatatacacacacacacacacacacacacacacacacacacacacagaagaaaccAACATATTACTTATGTTTCCATATTTTTCATACACTGTCTAacagagtgcatttagtaattttacacctatcactATTGTTCTATGATATACTAccgttaccattattgctgttgcatatctccctctctcttcctctttcttcctctttctctctctctctctctttctctttcctttttgtcattattgcaattcaattgtttttttatgacatctatagcacgtcctggaagagggattgctcctcagtcactcttcctgaggtttctaccattttttcctcgttacaggtttttttttggggggggtccTTAGACGATATGGGGGtttaagggcagagggatgtcgtatgctatAGGATCTGCTGAGGGCTCTGTgctttgtgataatgggctttataaacaaaattgacttgacttgaactgTAAAACTGGCCTATTAAGTTTGtatgattgtttttaaaatctaaaattacaCGATATGGatagaataatataaaaagttcctaaaaataatcagacctctgacctctttaGCATCAGCGCCTGGGCGAGCTGCTGGCTGAGCTCCACCGGTGCATCTGTCGGTGCGCCAGCCGAACTCTTGAGGAAGGAGTGTGTGCTTAGAGCCACCTCACTGGTCTTGCCGCTTGCCGTCTGACATGTCAGCTCCCCGTTGTACAAGAGCAAAGGCTTCTGGGAAAAGAGGAGTGGGGTGCTTCCCACCAACACCACTCGGGGGCCTGAGCAgtcacagagaggagagaggagggagagagagagagagagagagagagagagagagagagagagagagagagagagagagagagagagagagagttttgaATAACTCTACTGTTATTATCTCTCTTTACATTACAGTAAAAGCAGTCCTAGAACccaatcaaacacacatcagcatTTGTTCATTCATCCAAATATTGTTTCCGCTATCCttttttattgacttatttccttttctttctcagaaaatgtctgtgtgtctatatatatttatggaCAGTATACAGTAACAAACAACAATTGGGCCACCTATGCATTATACCTACAGGAGCTTTTATGACATCCCATTCTAAATCCATATGCATTAATATGGAGTTGGTTCCCCCTTTGCAGCTACAACAGCTTCCACTCTTCTGGGAACACTTTCTTCAAAATTTTGCAGTATAGCTGTGGGCATTTTTGCCCATTCATCCACATTGCCGACTGTATGAAACATCTAATTTCAATGATTAAGAGGTGTGGCCCAATACTTTTCTCcatataagataagataagacaagatagaactttattaatcccgAAGGAAATTCTTGTGCCAGATtgctccaaaaatacagtagcaaaaagaacacaaaaatagagcatcaaataagtgaaaataaaatacaaagtgtctaataataatgtttgaaaGTAAATAGTAATAttgcatttaaattaatttaaaaagtat
Proteins encoded in this window:
- the LOC121941927 gene encoding LOW QUALITY PROTEIN: WD repeat-containing protein 19-like (The sequence of the model RefSeq protein was modified relative to this genomic sequence to represent the inferred CDS: inserted 1 base in 1 codon) — protein: MKSVFVLADKAWAGSSLLYKWQKSLGNYIAVAGQDNSVKIFDRHGHKWAELSLPGRCVGMDWDKDGDILAVIATKSSFIYLWDASVNKTSQIDSGMRDQMSFVLWSKMGPLLAVGTVKGNLLIYNQQTSRKIPILGKHTKKITCGCWSVQNLLALGSDDNTLSISNHEGDTIRQTTLRGEPAEINFSVMKTDERSGQGESTVSVSVDKKYLILFNINDPDNRIELTFQRHYGNIVSYRWYGDGYILIGFSHGYFVVISTHIREIGQELYQAHNHKDSLSSVAISPALNKAASCGDNCIKIHELSELKDISNVVRLDDETKGLDQLNWTDDGQLLAVSTQKGTLHVFLTKLPILGSSFGTRLAYLTSLLEVTVSNQVEGESPVAIEVEVEPTFIAMGPYHVAVGMNNRAWFYALVDQEPGYNQLKDIEYLGTIASMCLNSDYAAALFEGKVQLHMIEGKDQEEKKQMKLFPDDDTKGRILCHALTADFLYYGTDSGNVVCVLVEDWETLSSYSHSVGVRKVFPDLNGTRLVFIDDKNSGFLLSPANATDSCFELPNFSPTITGVLWDNWHADRGVFVAYDDDKVYTYALHKTTIHGPRVVLVGSTPLLFSQKPLLLYNGELTCQTASGKTSEVALSTHSFLKSSAGAPTDAPVELSQQLAQALMLKRFHDAWGLCKSEGSNSDWEELGKTCLVHMEVELAIQVYRMSGNVGMVLSLQGIQGIEDMNLRAGHLAMFLGEYNLAQDLYLSSGCPIAALEMRRDLLHWDSALMLAKSLAEDQIPFISKEYAVHLEFIGDYVNALAHYEKGTTHNNKFQEHDEACKAGVARMSIRMGDIRRGAAQAIQHPSRVLKKECGAILESMKQFSEAAQLYEKGQYYDKAASVYIRCKNWAKVGELLPHVSSPKIHLQYAKAKEADGKYKDAARAYESAKDWDNVIRVLLDHLNNPEEAVHIVRETQSIDGAKMVARFFLGLNDYSSAIHFLVLSQCNDEAFQLAQQHGQMEVYADIIGPEATQEDYQSIALYFEGEKKHLQAGKFFQKCGQYSRALRHFLKCPNTEDNLAVEMAIETVGQAKDSSLTNQLIDYLMGESDGMPKDAKYLFRLYMALQQYREAARTAIIIAREEQNAGNYRNAHDVLFSMYTELQAQKIKIPAEMATNLMILHSYLLVKIHVKRGDHLKGARMLIRVSNNISKFPERECRPILTSAVIECHRAGLKNSAFSFAAMLMRPEYRNEIDPKYRKKIEAMVRRPDTSELEEETTPCPFCGFQLAQNELLCXSCKNNLPYCIATGRHMLREDWSVCPHCEFPALYSQFILLLDTEAVCPMCSEALSVQQVKKISDCSEYLQTDDPDQ